In Vulpes vulpes isolate BD-2025 unplaced genomic scaffold, VulVul3 u000000643, whole genome shotgun sequence, the following are encoded in one genomic region:
- the LOC140597409 gene encoding piwi-like protein 1 — protein sequence MVEPAEPHDGALPVSVGEVGGGGGGGGSRIELETLKGAKTELQVCVNCWKVAVMYVASPLHPTVVGVNMEELQLATRLRATSLKERKHFGGIFRDHVVDTRQYLEHVRESTTGTLGRPVKLFTNHFRVTSRPQQVTYKYNIDYMPDIEDGKVRSELLLQHKAFIGECHIFDGSSLLLPHKLLLPKTELVSLLKNQVVKLTIEFISELSPNSPDCLRYYNILFRRILKQMNLKQVGRNYYNKQEATEFFDHKLVIWPGYVTSILEYETSITLCADVNHKLLRMQTAYDLITGLRDPQTRKEDVEQVSKELIGSIVFTLYNNKTYRVDAINWEDNPRTKFKKSGGAEITFVDYYREPLLISKGKWKKSQQDTPHKPIMLVPELCYLTGLSDKMRKDYRVMRDLALHMRLDPERRQHELRKLMNTIQTNREVQRELQLWDLKFDTNFVSFSGRILKEVRIFQGRRAFDSHPQFADWSRETRSGPLLNVKSLDHWLILYPTRNYGAASSLVQSLRKVTPTMGTAMREAKMLEVSDTVQSYTTVLENHVSSKTQMVLCVLSSEKKDLYDGIKQYLCVKCPTPSQCVVARTLDKPQTLMTIATKIAQQMNCKMGGALWKVETGLQNAMFIGIDCFHDTVNRRKSIAGFVSSINQELTQWFSQCIFQESGQELVNGLKTCLEAALKLWCKHNQFLPQAIIVYRDGVGDGQLQALMDHEVPQIESSLRSVYPKDSGCTPVYRAEVGCCAAAFTLKAL from the exons AGGAACTCCAGCTGGCGACTAGACTGCGGGCAACCtcactgaaggagagaaagcattttgggggcatttttcgAGACCATGTGGTGGATACCCGACAGTACTTGGAACATGTTAGAGAGTCCACGACAG GCACGCTGGGTAGACCTGTAAAGCTATTCACAAACCATTTCCGAGTGACGTCCCGCCCCCAGCAGGTCACATATAAGTACAACATTGACTACATGCCAGACATCGAGGATGGAAAAGTTCGTTCAGAATTGCTTTTGCAGCATAAAGCATTTATTGGAGAGTGCCATATATTTGATGGGAGCTCTTTATTATTACCTCACAAGCTACTGTTGCCG aaaACGGAATTGGTCAGCCTACTGAAAAACCAGGTTGTGAAGCTGACCATTGAATTCATCAGCGAACTCTCACCCAACTCACCAGACTGCTTACGCTATTACAACATTCTCTTTAGAAG aattttgaagcaGATGAATTTGAAGCAAGTTGGTCGCAACTATTATAACAAGCAAGAGGCCACTGAGTTCTTCGATCACAA GCTGGTCATCTGGCCTGGATACGTTACTTCTATTCTTGAGTATGAAACCAGCATTACCCTCTGTGCTGATGTGAACCATAAACTGCTCCGAATGCAAACAGCTTATGATTTAATAACAGGTCTTCGTGATCcacaaaccagaaaggaagatGTTGAGCAAGTTTCTAAAGAATTAATCGGGTCAATTGTTTTTACACT GTATAACAACAAAACCTATAGGGTGGATGCTATTAATTGGGAGGATAATCCCAGaaccaaatttaagaaatcagGTGGTGCTGAAATCACCTTTGTAGACTACTACAGGGAG CCACTGTTGATCagcaaaggcaaatggaaaaagagccAACAGGACACACCCCATAAGCCTATAATGCTGGTTCCTGAGCTATGCTACCTGACAG gtctATCAGATAAAATGCGAAAAGACTACAGGGTGATGAGAGACTTGGCTCTTCATATGAGGTTGGATCCAGAAAGAAGGCAGCACGAATTACGGAAACTGATGAATACTATACAAAC aaatagGGAGGTACAACGGGAACTTCAACTCTGGGATTTGAAATTTGATACCAACTTCGTGTCCTTCTCGGGAAGGATCTTGAAAGAAGTAAGaatttttcaaggaagaagagCG TTTGACTCCCATCCACAGTTTGCAGATTGGTCGAGAGAgaccagaagtggacccttacTCAATGTGAAGTCACTAGATCATTGGCTAATACTCTATCCTACGAGAAATTATGGAGCGGCCTCATCCTTAGTACAGAGTCTACGGAAAGTCACACCCACCATGGGCACAGCTATGAGAGAGGCAAAAAT GCTTGAAGTAAGTGATACAGTCCAGTCCTATACAACCGTCTTAGAAAATCATGTTTCCTCCAAAACACAGATG GTCCTTTGCGTGCTGTCCAGTGAAAAGAAAGACCTGTATGATGGCATAAAACAATACCTGTGTGTCAAGTGTCCGACCCCAAGCCAGTGTGTCGTGGCACGGACCTTAGACAAACCCCAGACGCTGATGACCATTGCGACAAAGATTGCCCAGCAGATGAACTGCAAGATGGGAGGAGCCCTCTGGAAGGTGGAGACAGGA ttacagaatGCGATGTTCATTGGTATCGACTGTTTCCATGATACTGTAAATCGGCGGAAGTCAATTGCAGGCTTCGTGTCCAGCATCAATCAGGAATTGACGCA GTGGTTCTCTCAGTGCATTTTCCAGGAATCGGGGCAGGAGCTTGTGAACGGGCTTAAAACCTGCTTGGAAG ctGCCCTGAAGCTCTGGTGTAAACATAATCAGTTTCTACCACAAGCTATCATTGTGTATCGGGATGGAGTTGGGGATGGTCAGCTTCAAGCACTGATGGATCATGAAGTCCCACAGATTGAGTCCTCCTTAAGATCTGTGTACCCTAAAGACTCTGG ATGCACCCCTGTCTACAGAGCAGAAGTTGGTTGCTGTGCAGCTGCATTCACTTTGAAAGCACTATGA